The genomic region GGGAGCGCTGAACCACCGACGACAGCGCGGCGTCCAGGCCCCGGTCCGACAGAATCGTCGGAGCGATGCCGCGCACCACGTTGCGCAGCTCGACCAGCGCGGCCTTGGCGTCGTCGTGCGCCTCGGCGATCAGCGTCTTGGCGGTAGGCGGGTCGGTGTCGAGCTTGGTCTGCGCCAGCCCGATGGTCATGGCCAGCGACACCAGCCGCGGCTGAACGCTGTCGTGCAGGTCGCGTTCGATGCGATGACGCTCGGTCTGCGCCGACGACACGGCGCCCTGTCGGGCATCGGCGAGCGCGCTGACCTGATGCTGCAGCTGCGCGGTCGGCGACGGCGGCAGCAGCCACCGGTCGATCGACGCGTCGACGGCGGGGCCAAACACCAGGATCGCGACGGCGGCCGCAACCGCCACCAGTGCCAGCAACCACGCCAGCGGGACGGGCAGGAACGACAGGCCGGCGTCGTCGTCGCTCTGCTGGATCGCGATCGCCGCGGCCGGGCCTAGGAAGGTGAAGATTAGCAGTCCGAACGCAATGCCGACGGCGACCATGTCGTAGGCCATCCGGAGGTAGTGGTGCGCGACGACCTTCCAGAACCGGGCGCTGCTGACGTCCAGCCACAGTTGGTGCAGCCAGCGCTGGAAGCCCGTGTAGTGCGACATCCGCCGCGGCGGCGCCGCGATTCCCATTCCGAAGACGGCTTCGCTGCGCAGGCGCTCGACCCGGTCGACGCCCCGTATCAGGTAGATGAACACCACCGTTGCCAGTGCGAACCCCACACCGCTGGGAATCGAGGAGACGCCGATGACCAGGATGCCGAGCGGAATCCAGAACCACACCAGCGCAATCGCGGCTCCGGTGATCATCGAGGCGGTCGGCACCAGGCCCAGGGCACGGGTGCGCCGCGCCTCGACGTCCTCGCCGTCGGCGGGCGCGGCCGCGGTGTCTGGATCGGTGTCGGTTACTGCAACCATGTGATCAAACCTATGGACTGCGCGGGCCGGGCGACACACCGTTTCCCGGAGACTCCGGTGGGGGATAACCCCCGCACGTCACTTGGGTGCGGTCAGC from Mycobacterium sp. IDR2000157661 harbors:
- a CDS encoding sensor histidine kinase, which codes for MVAVTDTDPDTAAAPADGEDVEARRTRALGLVPTASMITGAAIALVWFWIPLGILVIGVSSIPSGVGFALATVVFIYLIRGVDRVERLRSEAVFGMGIAAPPRRMSHYTGFQRWLHQLWLDVSSARFWKVVAHHYLRMAYDMVAVGIAFGLLIFTFLGPAAAIAIQQSDDDAGLSFLPVPLAWLLALVAVAAAVAILVFGPAVDASIDRWLLPPSPTAQLQHQVSALADARQGAVSSAQTERHRIERDLHDSVQPRLVSLAMTIGLAQTKLDTDPPTAKTLIAEAHDDAKAALVELRNVVRGIAPTILSDRGLDAALSSVVQRSRNMGVPTTLNVHLPRRLPDEVEACAYFVVAEALTNVVRHAQATQAIVTVRFDDASSRLSVSVFDDGVGGAQITDDDATGLRGLEERVRAARGTFSVSSPSAGPTIVTAVLPCES